The window TCTCGTTTACAGGATTAGGAAGTTTATACTTATTTAATAAACGAATTTCAGCTTGGAAAAATCTTGCGATCCTATCCTTAGGGTTCACGATCGCGTCCGGGGTCCAGGCCATTTCGTTTTGGGTTATCCGTGGAGATGTTTCGCTTCTGTGGTGGGCGCCCAATTTATATTTAATTCTTTATCCATTGCTCTAC is drawn from Leptospira fainei serovar Hurstbridge str. BUT 6 and contains these coding sequences:
- a CDS encoding DUF5360 family protein; the protein is SFTGLGSLYLFNKRISAWKNLAILSLGFTIASGVQAISFWVIRGDVSLLWWAPNLYLILYPLLYVRFLLKN